The segment TTTATGCACGAGTATCTCTTCGACCATGTAGACATCAAAGAAGAAAATATCCACATCCCCGATGGCACACTGGATCGGGAAGACGTGTACGATTTTTGCCAAAAATACGAAGAGAAAATTGATGCCCTTGGCGGACTGGATATCCAGATTCTGGGTATCGGGCGAACCGGTCACGTTGGTTTTAATGAGCCCGGTTCATCCATCAATTCTAAAACCCGCCTCATTGCTTTAGACAGCCTGACGATATTAGATGCCGCCAGCGGTTTCTTTGGGGTGGAAAATGTTCCCCGCCGCGCCATCACCATGGGGGTTGGAACTATTATGAAAGCCGACCGCATCTTCCTGATGGCCTGGGGCGAAGGCAAAGCCAAGATTGTACAAAAGGCTATTGAAGGGGACATCACCAGCCAGATTCCGGCTACCTTCCTGCAGAAGCACGAGAATGTAGAATTCCTCCTCGATGATGCTTCTTCGGCAGAACTTACACGAACCAAAACTCCGTGGCTGGTCGGCCCTATTGACTGGACAGACGAGCTGCTTAGAAAAGCGGTGGTATGGTTAAGCCTCTATCTGGAGAAACCAATCCTCAAGCTTACGGACGAAGATTACAGTGAGCATGGCATGAACGATGTACTGATTGACATTGGCCGCGCTTATAATGTAAACATCCGCATTTTTAACGAGATTCAGCACACCATTACCGGATGGCCCGGTGGTAAACCTAACGAAGACGACACCTACCGTCCGGAAAGAAAATCACCCGGCAAAAAGCGCGTACTTATTTTCAGTCCCCACCCGGATGACGACGTAATTTCCATGGGCGGTACCTTTATCCGCCTGGTAGATCAGGGACATGAAGTTCATGTAGCCTACCAGACGTCCGGTAACATCGCCGTTTTTGATGATGAAGCCATTCGTTTTGCCGATTTCGTTACCGATTACCACGAAAGTTTTGGATTGGAGAATGAAGAATCAGCTGAGCTTTTTGAGGAAGTAAGAGCTTCCATCAAGAATAAGAAACCCGGCGAAGTGGATTCCGATGAAGTGAAAACCATTAAGGGAATGATTCGCCGCGGAGAAGCCAAAGCTGCCTGCCGGTATGTGGGCATCCCCGATGAGAATATGCACTTTCTGGATCTTCCGTTTTATGAAACCGGGAAAGTCCGTAAGAAGCCTATTGGCCCTGAAGACATTGAGATCACCAAAAATATTATACAGCAGGTGAAGCCCCATCAGATTTATGCAGCGGGTGACTTATCTGATCCACACGGCACGCACCGGGTGTGTCTGGATGCTGTTTTCACCGCTTTGCGTGAACTGAAGGATGAGCCTTGGATGCAAGAGTGCTGGACATGGCTATACCGCGGTGCCTGGCAGGAATGGGATATTGAGGACATCGAAATGGCGGTGCCACTCAGCCCCGAAGAAACAGACCGCAAGCGTAAAGCCATCTTCAAGCATCAGTCGCAGAAAGACCGACCTCTGTTCCCCGGAACCGACAAGCGGGAATTCTGGCAGCGTGCCGACGACCGTACCCGCGGAACCGCCGAACTCTACGACAAGCTGGGGCTGGCCGAGTACGAAGCGATGGAAGCCTTCGTGCGCTGGAAAGAGCTGGATTGACATTTTTAAACATTTAAAAGCGAAAGAGATATTTCTTTCGCTTTTTTTTTACCTATAATTCCGACTTCGACATTTTGAAGCTTAACCATGAAATCAACATCGGCATATGAATTTAATAGCTAAGCTAAAAAAGAATCCATGGTTTTGGATTCCTTCTCTCTACTACGCTCAAGGGCTCCCCTACATCATGGTGGTAGAGGTTTCGGTAATCATGTATCAAAACCTGGACATCTCTAATGCCGAGATTGGTTTATACACCAGTTTGCTCTACCTGCCGTGGATTATTAAGCCATTCTGGAGTCCACTGGTGGAGAACACCAAAACCAAGCGCTGGTGGACCATAGGCATGCAGTTTGTGATGGGAGCCGCCTTTGCCGGTGTGGCTCTTGTATTGCTCACTCCTTCATTCTTTGCCTTCAGCCTTATCGTGCTTTATCTACTGGCCCTGGCTTCCGCAACACATGATATAGCCGCAGACGGTTTTTATATGATTGCGCTTAATGAAGAGAAGCAATCCTTTTTTGTAGGGATCCGATCTACCTTCTATCGCATTGCCATTATAAGCGGTAAAGGGGCGCTGGTTATTTTAGCCGGTTACCTTATTGAAAGCGGAACCGATGTGGATTATGCCTGGGCCGTCACCTTTGGTATCCTGGCTGTGGTTATGACGGTTTTTGCCCTCTACCACACCCTTTCTATTCCCAAGCCGGCCGGTGACTATGCCGAAGAATATGACAGCCCCAAAGAACAACTGGCAGCTTTTTTCAAGGTATTCATCGATTTCTTTAAGAAGAAACAAATCTGGGTAGCACTTGCTTTTATCCTGTTTTACCGGTTTGCGGAAGGTCAGCTCGTGAAAATGGGGCCTCCTTTCTTTTTGGATGAAATTAAAGCCGGCGGACTTGGCCTTTCCACTTCTGATTTGGGATTCATCTACGGTACCATAGGCGTGATTGCCCTGACCATAGGTGGCATTATCGGTGGGGTGGTTATTTCAAGAAAAGGACTTAAATACTGGCTCTGGCCTATGCTTATTGCTATGAACGTGCCCAACCTGGTGTATGTAATTTTGGCCTACTTCCAGCCGGAATCCTATACTTTAATCAGTGCTTTTGTAGCCATTGAACAATTTGGATATGGGTTTGGCTTTGCCGCCTTCCTGATGTTCCTGATTTATGTAGCTCAGGGCGAGAACAAAACGGCTCACTATGCATTCGGAACCGGATTTATGGCCCTGGGGATGTTAATTCCCGGATCTATAAGCGGTTTTATGCAGGAATGGCTGGGCTACCTCAACTTCTTTATCTGGGTGATGATTGCCACCATCCCCATCTTTATTGTAACAAAGTTTGTGGATATCGATCCTGACTTTGGAAAGAAAAAAGACAAGCAGGAAGCAGAGAATAATTAATCATCGAAACCTATTTTTATTACAAGATAGTTTTACAAAGAATAAAACCTTTAAGGCGCTCCCTTGTAGCATCTTACAGCTAATTCCATCATTTTTACCTACTCCACTATGATCTGTAAATCGTTTAAAATTCAAAATATGAACTCTTCTATCTCATCTATAATCACCACCCTTCTGTTGGTGATTTCTTTATCCATAACAGCTATTGCTCAACCAGCTACAAACGGAGATCCCCAAAAATTGATAAGTGTGGAAGGATCTGATTTTATGAACCCGGTTTGGTCACCTGACGGAACCCAAATAGCTTTCACTTCATCCCGGCAGCAGGGACTTTGGATAGCAGATGCAGATGGTTCAAATATGGAGCAGATTACAGATGAATCGGCCGGATATGGCTTCTCCTGGTCATCTGATTCTGAATCTATTTTAACCCGGGTTTCAGAGTTTCAGAATAAAAGAAGGAAACTCGCTGTTAAGATTTACCACACCAACGGTAACGAACCTGAACAGCTGACGGAGTTCAGAGATCAAATGCCAACCATTCCAAAGTGGGCCAATTATGACCGACAGGTAGTGCTTATTTCTGATAATGATATTGAATCGTTCGACTCTGGCAAAGAAGTTTCTACTCAGCAAAAAGCTTCGGTCACCAAACCTTTTTATGTGTTGAAGTCGAACCAGATTGCTAAAGGTAAAGTCCCGGAAAACAGCACTGAGAATATCTCCCCTTTTGATGATGCCCAATACCTGAACCTGGAAGTATCGCCGGATGGTAAAAAACTGGCCTTTGAAGTGTACGGCGGTAACTTATTCGTAATGAATATTGACGGAACCAACCTTATGGATCTGGGTAAAGCCAACCGGGCAAAATGGTCGCCCGACAGCCAATACCTGGTGGCGATGGTAGCCGAGGATGACGGACACAATTACACCAAATCAGACCTATATGCTTTGAGCATTGATGGAGAAGAGCGGATTAACCTGACTTCATCAACGGATATAATAGCTATGAACCCTGACTGGTCTCCTCAAGGTGACCAAGTAGCCTTCGACAGCCCCGGTGATGGAAGTATTTATATCCTGAACATCAGCTATTAATTCGTCCCGTATAATCAATCAGCAACCATCCACACACGGCATTATGAAGTATTTTCTATCCCTTTTAGCATTTGCAACACTTATTAGTACGGCCCCGGTTAAAGCCCAGACCGTAACCGGACTTGAAGGCTTTTCTATTTTTCTTGATCCGGGGCACAGTCAAACCGAAAACATGGGTCTTTACAATTATTCGGAAGCTGAGAAAGTACTTCGTGTAGGACTGGCACTGCGTGAAATGCTGCTCACCCAAACCGACATCGACACCGTGTACATTAGCCGGACAAGTGATTCTCAGCAAGTTCCTCTGTCTCAGAGAGATGATCTTGCCAATGCTACCGGTGCCGATTTCTTTCACTCCATTCACAGTAACGCAGGCTCAAACACTGCAAACAACACATTGTTTCTACATGGCGGTTGGCGTTCAAATGGGCAAACCGTGGAGAAAACTCCGAACGGCGGAAAAGAAATGGGCGATATCATGGAAATTGAGCTCACCGATGCCATGAGAATACCTACCATCGGGAATTGGGCCGACCGTAATTTCTATCAGGGCAGCTCTGTTGATAATCACAGCAATCAGTTCCCTTACCTGTTTGTAAACAGAACAACCAACATGGCTTCTGTATTGAGTGAAGCCGGTTTTCATACCAATCCAACCCAGCAAAAACGAAATTTAAATGCGGACTGGAAACGACTGGAAGCACAATCCTTTTTCTGGTCTATTCTGGAATACCTGGATGTGGAACGACCTCCCGTAGGCATTGCTACCGGGTACATCACCGATACTGATGGCGGGCTTCCAATTAATGGGGCCGTTGTAACGGTTGGCGACTCTACCTATACCACCGATACTTTTGAATCCCTGTTTAACAATTACGCTGCAAACCCCGGCGATCTGCAAAACGGTTTTTACTATATAGAAGACCTTCAAAACGGGCCCGCTCAAATCATCGTTGAAGCGGAAGGATTTTACACCGATACCGTTGATACCAACATCATTTCTACCGATTTCACCTTTACCGATGTGGCATTGGTTTCCAATATCCCTCCCTTTGTGGCCTCTACTTCCATAGGGGATGACGATGAGATTAATCCCGGGGAAGCACTTCTGCTGAATTTCAGCCGGTCTATGGATCGAACTGCCGTAGAAAACGCATTATCCCTCACGCCTGATGTTGACTATACCCTCACGTGGAATTCAGATAAAAAGCTGAGTATATCCACGGCTAATTTTGACTTTGAAAGCAGTTACACCCTTACAATTGATTCTACGGCTACCGACAAATCATCCTATGCTCATAACATTGACGGCGATGCTGATGGTACGGAGGGTGATTCTTACATCGTTACCTTCGAGACCGGTCCGGTCGATATTATTCCTCCGGCTATTTCTGATATTCGCCCAACCAATACACAGCTGAACGAACTCCGGCCTATCATAAGCGCCACTTTTGATGAGCCACTGGATACCGCACTTTTTGATAACAAAACCATCGAAGTGAGCAAAAGCGACTACACCGTTCCCGGTGAAACCGTTTATTATACCATAGGCAATCGAAGTGTACTTAACTTTTTCCCTTCCGAGCGTCTCGATAAATCTCGGAATTACACCCTCACGTTCTCCAAATCGATCAGTGATACGGTTGGAAACAGTCTCGGATCTGATGTAGTACGAACCTTCCCTACCGGAGATCAGGACATTATAAATGAAACCGTTGTTGATGATTTTGAAGATGGAATTTCAGCCTGGTGGGAGCCCTCTCAAAGCGGAAGCACGGACGGTTATATCCCCGAAGAAACAAGCCTGGAAATCAGCACCACTGAAGTCAATCTTTTGACAAATAGTAGCCAGTCTATGAGGGTGAATTACGGCTGGGATACTACCAGCACTGCAAACCTGATTCGTCAATATCGAGGCAGTGTAACCACTCCTAAGTTTGCCAACGATCTTATACTTCAAACCTATGTATTCGGTGATGGGAATGGCAATAAATTCAGGTTCATGCTTCGCGACGGCAACGGAGAGCTCGAAGGGAGTTCCTGGTACACCGTTGACTGGCTGGGCTGGAAATTAGTCTCCTGGGATTTAAGTCAGGATAGCGTGGTTGCATGGGTAAATGGGAACGGAACGCTGAACGGCGACCTGTATCTGGACAGTTTCCAGATGACTTATACCGAAGGACAGCCCACAACCGGTTTTATCGTATTTGATGATCTCAGAGCAGTTGAAATGGGACTCGCTACTTCAAATGAACCCAACGATGAGCTTCTTTCAGATGTACCCAACCAAATTGAGCTGAAGCAGAATTACCCCAACCCATTTAATCCTTCCACTAACATCAGTTTTGGATTGCCCCAACAGAGTGACGTTAACCTGAAGATCTACGACATGTTGGGACGGGAAGTAGCCACCGTTTACTCCGGGGTCAAATCAAAAGGGTTTCATACTATTCAGTTTGACGCTTCAAGACTATCAAGTGGAGTGTATATCTATCGATTGGTTACGAAGTCCGGTACCATTTCCAAGAAAATGACTTTGCTGAAGTAAAAATCCCCGCTCACAAAATACTTAAAACTGGTGCCGCCGCTCTGCTGCGGCACCCGGTTGTGAGGCTCAGTCTCAGATATTAAGTAATTGTTAAGAATGAATTTAAGATAGAAACGCACTTATTTTGAGACAGAGCATCGTGACGAGATTAAGTTTTAACTTATGCCTGTTCTAATCTTCAGACCGCCAAACCTTGTATTGCTAATTTAAACCCTTTCCTAAAGCGGTCGGACGAAAGCAGAAGCTTATTCTTACTCATCTAACTATCATTATTTAAGGACTCTCTTACTTATTACCAAGCATCTCTTCTATTTATCAGGCATATCTGACACCGTTTCAAGGTATCCGTGCTGCAGGTAAAACTCTTCGAGTCCCTTCACAATTTGCTCGGCTATCTTTCGCTGGAAGTCTGGATCAGTCAATAGTATCTCCTCTTCCGGGTTTGAAATAAAAGCTGTTTCTACCAATACGTTCGGAAACTCAATGGGCGCATTCAGGGAGAAGTTAAAACTACCGGTCAGCCCGTAGTCTTTAAAGCCCAGCTCCATCATCTTATCATACATAATAGCGGCAAGCGGCTTAAAGGCGATATGCTTATAGAAAGAGCCGGTTCCCCTTACGTCAAGCGGATCACTTCCATACCCAATTGAATTGGTATGAATACTGACCAGCAGATCAGCATCTTCATCAAGAGTAATTTCTTTTCTCTCACTCATATACACGTAGCTGTCATCGGTTCGAGGCAAGACGACAGTAGCTCCACTTTCCTCGAGCAGCTCTTTCACCAGGTAAGACAGCTGCAGGGTAACATCTTTCTCCAGGTTACCGGCAGCTCCTAACGATCCGCGATTGTCACCGCCATGACCCGCATCAACCGAAATAGTTCTGCCATCCAGCGGACTATTGAAATTGGTGACAACCGGAGGCCTCTTTACTTCCACATTCAGTTGAGAACCCCAGCCATAGCCAACAGTATATCCCCAGTTCTGGCTGTGATTCAGCTCAATCTCCAGCCGGAAGCGGTCATCCTCAACCTGATTCCAGGTTACATTTCTGATGCCTTGTGAACTGTTGTGCTTAATCTTCCAATTGGTGTTGGAAGTGGCACCAAATACATCCACTATAATCACATTAGGGTCCAATTCCTGATATGTGATATACGGTAGCTTTTCAGAGAGCGTGAGCGTAATCATATCTGATTCATCTCTGCCCGACACCCTGATATTTCCTGTAAGGGATGTGGCCGGGGATGTGTACTCATTCTGAAGTTCAACAAACCGAACCGGTATCCAGGCGCTCAGGCTTTTGGATAACTGTACCCGGTAATTATCAGCTTTACGACCGGTGATATTGAGTTTTACTCCCGGTTCAAGAGAGCCATAACGAGCTCCCCCGAGGCGGTCGGTACCCATGCCAATGTTCAGGTAGGCATTTTCATCCATCACTTCCGCAACGCGGGGGAAGTTGTTAAAACTGACGGTATATTCACTTTTTTTCTTCTCATATCCGAACAAACCCTTTTTCATCTTAAAGGTGATATGTTTGTCCTTTACCTTATCACCGGGTTTTATGGTGTAGCTTCCTTTGTAAAGTCCTTCAATACCGGCAATTTCTTCGGGTACCTCCTTCATGGGGATATTATTCTTGAAGTAATCAATATTGAAGACCACTTCTTTTCCGGGCGTACCCAGAAATTGTACATCCAGTGTTTCTCCGGTTACCAGCCAAAGCTCGCTGGTTGGTTTCATCATCCGGTCTGAAATCACATTTCCCTTGGTATCTATTGGTTCCGGAGCTTCCGGGCGCACCAGGTACATGGTTTTAGTCAGCTCCTCGCCGTTCAGTTCTACTCTGAATTCTATTTGAGTGGTATCCGACCTGTGCTCCATCATATGTATGAATGCACCGCTTTCGTAAACCTTCACCGGCTTTCCGTTTATATATGCATTTGCAGCGGGGTTCGTGTTAGCTGCAACACGATATCGCGAAAAACTGTAGGTAACCGTATCGGTTTCCGGAATTACAATATTCAGGTAAAGGGAATCACTGACTGCAATGGTAGTGTCGGCCTGAACCGTATCAACCCTGACAGAATCGACCTGAGCTTGCAGGCATTGTGGAGTAAAATGTACAACCAGAAAAGCGGCTAATAAACTTAAATACTTCATGAATTACTTGTATAGATAATAGTTTTGTGATTTCTCTTTGAAGGAGGCTACATCTTTGGAAAGGTATTCCGAGATGTCTGAAACTTTATAGTTTTGGCTGAAGAGCATCCTAATTTGATCGGTTCCGGTAACTTTCTCAAACATACTCCATCGGTTTTTGCCCATTTCAAAAACATCCTTATCCGGATACATTTCTTTGTGAACCTGCATAAACCAAAACTGCAGCTTCATTAAATGAGCCTGCGTGTAGTCGCTGAAATGAATCTGAACACCATGTAAAGTCTTGCCCTGATCCCTTCCATAAAAAGGCTTAAATACAATGGGGCGAAATACCACTCCCGGTATATCCAGGGCATTCATGCGGTCGGCAAGCTCACCTTCATCAATCCACTCAGCGGCAAACACCTGGAAAGGAAGCGTATATCCAACACCTTCCGAGAATACTCCCAACTCTCCCATAATACCTGTGGCCACATAAAAGTAAGCGGAATACTCATGCGGAATATGCGGTGATGTGGGCACCCAGGGCAATCCCGTTTCATCAAAGGTCATAGAGCGGTTCCAGTCTTCCATTTCCACAACGGTAAGACTACATTGTTTGCCATCAGCCAGCCAGCCTTCTTTGTTGATCATTTTGGCTACTTCACCCGGAGTAAGCCCATAGATATAGGGAACCGGAAACTGACTCACAAAAGAAAAATATCCTTCTTCCACAATATTGCCTTCCACCTTTTCCCCACCCAGTGGATTGGGACGGTCGAGCACCACAAACTCAAGGTCATGCTCTGCGGCAGCTTCCATGGCCAGCCCCATTGTACTGATGTAGGTGTACGAACGAACGCCGATGTCCTGAATATCATAAACCAGCACATCCACATTCTCCAGCATTTCCGGAGTTGGCTTGCGGGTTGCCCCATATAGTGAAAACACGGTTACACCGGTTGCTTCATCCACATAGGTATCAACCTTGTCACCGGCGGCGAACTCTCCTCTTACCCCGTGTTCCGGCCCGTATAAAGCCGTGAGCTCCACACCCGGAGCGTTGTAAATAAGATCCACAGTAGATACAAGATCAGCATTGACTCCGGTGGCGTTAGTGATAACTCCAACTCTTTTTCCTTTCAATAATTCGAAGTTGTTTTCAGCCAACACTTCAATTCCGGTTTTAACTTGGTTAGTATGCTGAGTGAAGCCGTTTGAATATCCCAAAAAACTTACCAGCAGAACGAGCAGAGCTTTTTTCATCATAATAAGAGTGATCTTTTTTTCATTTTAAGCTGTTGAAGTTATACATTCTCAACCTGAACTTCAGGCACGAATGATTACTACTTGTAAAAAATAGAAACCCCTTCAAGCACATGCCCAACAGCAACCTAAGTACCGTAAGCGAACTAAGTCTTAAAGAAAAAATTGGCCAGCTTTTTTTAATGGGATTCAGGGGGAATGACATCTCTGAAGATTCGGAAGTTCTGAACATGATTAAAGAACACAAACCGGGCGGAGTTATTCTCTTTGATAAAGATATGGTTCATGACCAACCGGTTCATAATATCAAGTCGCCTGAACAGGTTCGAAGCCTTACAAAAGCATTACAAGCTTCTTCCGAAACCCCTCTTTTAATTGGTATTGACCAGGAAGGCGGACTTATAAACCGGCTGAAGCCCGAGTACGGATTTCCCGAAACCATCTCTCATCAGAAGTTAGGTGAGAAAGACGATGAAGAATACACTGAATTGCATTCCCGGCATATCGCCAAAACACTATCTGAAGCCGGTATTAACCTCAATTTTGCCCCGGTGCTTGATTTAAGCTCCAACCCCGACAGCTCCATCATTGCAAAGAGAGAACGATCGTTTGGAACTTCGCCGGAAAAAGTAACACGGCATGCACAAGCTTACATCAAAGGACATCGGCAGGAAAACATACAAACCTGTTGCAAACATTTCCCCGGACATGGCAGCGCAGAAGGTGATACGCACGCCGGTTTCGTTGACATCACAGACACATGGGAGGAAAATGAACTGGACCCATATGAGACCCTGATCAATGAAGGGCTTTGCACTATGATTATGACCGCACACATCTTCCATAATGATATGGATGAAGTTGTGCCCGCCACCCTTTCGAGAAATGTGTTAAAGAATCTGTTAAGAAAAAACCTGGGTTTCAGCGGAGTGATCATCTCTGACGATATGCAGATGAGGGCCATTTCCGATCATTATTCCCTCAAAGAATCACTGTTAGAAGGATTAAAAGCAGGCCTCGATATCTTCTGCTTTGGCAACAACCTGCTTAAAGAACAGGTGGAACTCAAGGATTGCATTTCTGCCGTGGAGCAACTTGTTGAGGAAGGAGAAATTTCGGAGGAAAGAATTGATGAATCTGTGTCCCGGATTTTGAAGCTGAAGGAAAGCCTCTAAGAACAAGCCCAAAAGTATGTTTCATGATAAAAATAGCTTCGTCCTTCAGGACGGGGATTATGAAATTTGAAGATAACCCAAGCATCTATAGGTATTAAGTTTAGATGCTTATCGCAGGGTTGGGCTTTCCACTTTAAAGGCATATAGCCAAAGCTTCGAACACCTATTTTACTTAATCTACATCAGGGCGAAGCTTTTCATTTTACTTTTTCTACCCCGCCCTGAAGGGCGGAGCTATTGCCGATTACTTCTCCTTGATCATCTGTCTTATGCCACTCAAAAAACCAAATTTAGAAAGGCAAAGCCATCACAGTCGGAGCAACCTTTCAGCGTCCGCAGGTCCTGAAAGCGTTGCGGGGATACGACCGTGTAGATATCGGATTGCTTAATTTACCGCCGAACGCTCCAAGGTCCTGCGGACGCTTGGAGGTTCTTCTTTCCTTTAAGCCTTGGATTCTTTCAGATGGTTCTCCACCAAACGTTCAATTGGTTTTCGGACAATGACGCTTAAATTCAGCCCTCTTTCTGATAAAACGCTTTCAAGGGTTTCACGGTGAATGGCGGCAATAGATCCTACAAAGCCGATTTCTTTTCCGGACAGGTCCCCGAAGTAGGCCAGCTGCTTATCGGCAAAATCTTCGAAACCGCTCCGCACAATATTCTTGATGAAATCATGATCAGCAAAATTACCCAGCAGATGAGAAAAGGACGCCACAAACCGATTTCCTTTCGGCTTTTTATACACCATTTCCAGGATGTTATCCAGCCTCATGTCGTGCCGTTGCTCCAGTTCATTCCTCAAATCTTCCGGCATAATGTTATAGTAGTAACTTCTCAAAATGCGTTTCCCAAAATATCCGCCCGAGCCTTCATCACCCAGCGTAAAACCCAGCGAAGGTATCTTGTTTACTATCTTTTCCCCGTCATAGATGCACGAGTTGGACCCGGTTCCCAAGATACAAGCCACTCCCGGCTTATCCCAGAAACAGGCTTTTGCAGCTGCCAACAGATCGGTATCTACCTGAATCTCGGCATTACTGAAACAGGCAGCGATTCCTTTTCTGACGACTTCCTTGCTCTTCTCTGTCCCACAGCCGGCTCCGTAAAAAAAGATTTTATCAACAGGCTTACTCTCCAAAACCTGTGCCAGTCCCTCGTCAATGGCATGGATGAGTTGCTCAAGCGACATGAAATACGGGTTCAGTCCGTCCGTATGGAAATACTCCTTATGCCCTTCATCATCTATTAAAATCCATTCCGTTTTGGTGGAGCCACTATCTGCTATCAGTATGTT is part of the Gracilimonas sediminicola genome and harbors:
- a CDS encoding glycoside hydrolase family 3 protein; this translates as MPNSNLSTVSELSLKEKIGQLFLMGFRGNDISEDSEVLNMIKEHKPGGVILFDKDMVHDQPVHNIKSPEQVRSLTKALQASSETPLLIGIDQEGGLINRLKPEYGFPETISHQKLGEKDDEEYTELHSRHIAKTLSEAGINLNFAPVLDLSSNPDSSIIAKRERSFGTSPEKVTRHAQAYIKGHRQENIQTCCKHFPGHGSAEGDTHAGFVDITDTWEENELDPYETLINEGLCTMIMTAHIFHNDMDEVVPATLSRNVLKNLLRKNLGFSGVIISDDMQMRAISDHYSLKESLLEGLKAGLDIFCFGNNLLKEQVELKDCISAVEQLVEEGEISEERIDESVSRILKLKESL
- a CDS encoding BadF/BadG/BcrA/BcrD ATPase family protein; protein product: MNILIADSGSTKTEWILIDDEGHKEYFHTDGLNPYFMSLEQLIHAIDEGLAQVLESKPVDKIFFYGAGCGTEKSKEVVRKGIAACFSNAEIQVDTDLLAAAKACFWDKPGVACILGTGSNSCIYDGEKIVNKIPSLGFTLGDEGSGGYFGKRILRSYYYNIMPEDLRNELEQRHDMRLDNILEMVYKKPKGNRFVASFSHLLGNFADHDFIKNIVRSGFEDFADKQLAYFGDLSGKEIGFVGSIAAIHRETLESVLSERGLNLSVIVRKPIERLVENHLKESKA